AGCTCCATGGGACTCGAATCGTATCTACCCCATCACTGACCTCAACAAAGCCTTGATGGATTCCAGCAGAGTCTGTGGGGGCAGTAAGAGACCAGTTGATAGTTCCAGCGGAACCTCCTGAGATCCAAGTAATCTCTGGGGCTGGAACTTCTTCCCAGAACATGACCGTACAGGTGAAGCTGTTGCCGAGATACTCTGGATCCACATCAAAGACGGGGTCATGGATAACTAGGGTCAAATCGCCGTCTAGGTCTGTTTGTAAATCGGAAAGAGATGTAGCGTATTGCATCATATTCTGATTGCCGGAATCGGAAGCCGCAGTCAGCCGTGTTAGCTCGTTTCCTTGCAGAGAGCTCGAGTTCCATAGGTTTGGTTGTCCATCCGCAGGATTATCATCGGTCCAGTCGTAGAGAAACATCCAGGGATAGCCAGTAGAAGACACAGTGCTATCTTCAAAGGAAACTGCTACTGTAACATAGCTGTAGGTAGAGACTGCGTTATCATAAGCTATACTTCCAAGTTGATCGCGCAGGTCAAACCAGCCGTAGACAGTCTTTCCTGACACATCATCGGTATCGATAAAGGTGGTACTGTCAAAAGTATGTTTCTCAGCCAGTTGATAACGATACGGGCTTGCCGACCAACCGGTCATATCCGTTAATTCAGTACCAAGTGAATCTGTCAGAATGGAATGCGTAATATTCGTTGTCTGCCCAGCAATGACATTCCCAAAATAGAGCGAAGCATCAGCGAAATCGCGTGGAAGGGGATTACTTGGGATATTAGTATCTAGTCTCGAGTCAACAGCAGTGACTTCGTCTTCCCAACTACCTTCCAGAATATCCATGAGATTATTGTGGGAATCAAGAGTCTCGGAGATGAATGTTGAATTCTCAGTAATGAATTTGCAAGCAGCTTCTGCATCTATAAGACCAAAGCCTTGAACTGCTGGGTCATATCCCATATCTGCAGCAGTGCTCTGCATAACAGTCTTGAGCCTGTCCGGGGTCCAGTCTATCGATTCATTCTCAAGAGCCTCGATTGCCAGAGCAACAGCACCAGCAGCAACAGGAGCAGATTGACTCGTACCACTAAACAGCGTGTAGTTAGATACGGCGCTGCCCCAATGTGGCCCATTCTCCCAGTAGGACTGGAAGTATTGCCCGTAGTATGGGTTCGCAGAATAGCCTGCAGAACCAGGTGCCAACACATCCGGCTTGCTGTACCCAGAAAATGCTGGGCCTTTGCTGCTGAAACTTGCGATTCCCATTGCGTCCTGTTCGGGGCCATAATAGTACTCAAGGTATTGACTGCTTGTTGAAGCTCCTACTGTTAGGACTGTCGAAGCACAACCTGGAGGACCAGTAGTCATGTAGCCTGCACCCTCGTTACCGGCTGAAAACACATGAAGCATTCCAGGATACGAGGCATTCAGATATCCGGGAGTAGAAAGGATAATCCAAGCAAGACTGTATTCACCAAATTCGTCGCTTGGTTCTACCGCCCAGCCCCATGAGTTGGTAGTTAGATTTACTCTGTGATTGCCCGTGTAGTTGAATTCTCCCGAAACACTATCGTAGTCGAAACCGCAAGCCCACAAGTAAGCACCAATATCTGAACCAGAGCTTAGGAAAGATATCGATAGAATTTTTGACGCATTAGCAATACCCGACATTTGGAAGTAGCTCTCGTTGTTTGCGTCATAGTATGTGTTCTGCCCACGAGCTGCAATATGAGCCGCTGTTGCAGTTCCATGTGTTCCCTGATCAAAGTAGATGGCAATGGCATTTCCGTCGGATCTGAACCCTTGGAAGATTTCTTCGTCAGTGAAGAAGCCGGGATCCATTGTCCAGCAGAGGGCGCCATAGCTTACGTCATCTACGCCATTATCTGTATAGTCATTCGCAATGATGGGATTAGCTGCATCATAGATTTCGCTTTGATAGTCATCAGTGAAATTCCAATCAAAAAGTGCCTTGACTTCGTTTCGGTCGGCTGTCGTATTGAGGTCTATATCTTCGTAGTACAGTGCACCATTCCACATGGCGGTCCAGCCTTCTGCGCCCTCCCAATCCATAATGACATGGAATTGATTGTCAATAGTAGAATTGTACACAAGTACGGGTGCCCACATTTTTGCGTACGGATCTTGCCGTTGCTGGTACACCCAGCCGAAGTGAAATTCGTCGTGAGCTATAGAGGGATCAGGAATTTCCCAGTCTTTCCAAATCTCGTTGTAAACAAACTCCGATACATTGTTGATTCCCCAATAATCCTCATAGAGTCCAATGAACCCTACATCGCTCCCAACAGGATACCCATTTCCGTAGGGAGGAAGCAGACCCATCAGATGACGATTATTCCCGTGATTATTGACAAGCGGGTCCCATCCCGTAACATTGAGATAGTGTTTGCCACCCACCTCGTAGGTCAGGACATTGCCTTCGGAAAGCCAACTAGCAGTGTCAGCAATGTTAGACGTGTTGCCAAGAGAATCCGTTAGGACGAGACTGTATCCTGTTGGGTCGTAGGTGTCCGGATGGAACGCATCCTGCAAATCGGGTTGACCGAAGTCACAGCCGGTATCGAGGTGCCCTACAACAACACCACTGCCATTGAATTGGGAGGCTGTGGGGCCGCTTGCTCCAACAATAGGCTTGAATTCTTCCATATCAGGAGTTACCTGCTGGTCGGTTTCCGAGGGTGTGGAATCCTTGGATAAATCATCCCTCTGCGGAGTAAGATACTCATCGGTATCAATCATTGTAACACCTGAGACATCGCGAAGATCCGTGACGGCTTCCTGAGACGGTGCTATTGCTTTGGTTATTCTCAATGCCTTAAGATTCACAGACCACTGAACATCGAGGAGGGAGCGAATCTCATCATAATCACTCCATGGGGCGCTGAACACAATGATACTTGGGTTACTGTCTTGTGTGACTATGCTCGAATCCAGTTCACCAGTGTCAATCCACTCTTGAAGCAGTGGGTCAACGTCAGGAGTGAAAGAGCTGTCAGACCATTGAGTGTGAGCATCTTCAACGAAGGTGTCTAACTGATCAAGCGGTTCTTTTGGTGATGTAGAGGGAGGTGGTGTGGTCTGGGTGACGCTGTTGCCTTGGGCGGTAGTGTTACCATATGGCATAAGGTAGTAGTATTCATTCCGAGTCAGTTCTATAGAGGTGCCTTCCGTGTAGTTGCTCACATAGAATGGCCCACTGGTTATCAGCTCATCATACTGAGGGAAGAAACTCTGGTAATCTACCCCAAGCCACTGATGTTTTGGCAGAATAGGGATATCCGCTATGGAAGGCAAGTGCCAGTAGGATTCAGTCGTGAATTCTATCACAAATGTGTAATCATCGGGCGCAAAGGCGGCATAGACTGAATCCTTGTATGAAGCTGCATCCGGATGATCTGAATCTCTGAGATAGTTGTATGTGAAGGCAACATCTTGGGCAGTCAAAGGTGCCCCGTCTGACCAGCTGGCGTTTGTCACAATATCGAATGTCATTCTGGCGTGGCCATCTGGAACATCGGCATTGTCAGCGTGTGTTTCAATGATATAATCCTCTGAAAGAAACGGCATGAGATTCCCCTCGCTGTCAGTCCGAATGAGAGGATCATATAACTCATCCAGAACATTCAGTGTATGCGTGGAAGATGTTAGAAGAATATTGAAACTATCAACATCCAGAGCGTTGCTCCGGGTGAATACCCCGCCATATGGTCCGCCTTGGCTATCTTTGAGGTGAACCTTCTGGTTAGTCCACCATGAAGGGATACCATCAACAGCATCGTTGACAAAACCTTCGAAACGGTCAGTTCTGTAAGCCGAAAACTCGTAGTTGTTGTAACAGAC
The nucleotide sequence above comes from Candidatus Lokiarchaeota archaeon. Encoded proteins:
- a CDS encoding S8 family serine peptidase → MPNRKRTFVYAILTLFLVFGVFSTSKARAIGLSDGKGPFVDSIVYEVISQEDQAVLALQDGDIDLIGETIDDAYLQELQESENIEIGEKPRNGYGYITINCAKYPFNITSFRRAVAFALDKEGIATSIWDGLATPQDSPVPQINPFSIEGQLPYNYYEAHVSTGNQLLEDEGFVDVDGDGYREAPDGSNFSVVIEAADSSSAAINTSSLVADTLQSLHVNATAQPTDFFEYLNRLYFHEDYDMAFLGSNYANFDVDWLAYEYWSEYADEPYHNFPNFENATYDSWRDQLLHATDYDDVYEAASEMQKVLVYQSPILVCYNNYEFSAYRTDRFEGFVNDAVDGIPSWWTNQKVHLKDSQGGPYGGVFTRSNALDVDSFNILLTSSTHTLNVLDELYDPLIRTDSEGNLMPFLSEDYIIETHADNADVPDGHARMTFDIVTNASWSDGAPLTAQDVAFTYNYLRDSDHPDAASYKDSVYAAFAPDDYTFVIEFTTESYWHLPSIADIPILPKHQWLGVDYQSFFPQYDELITSGPFYVSNYTEGTSIELTRNEYYYLMPYGNTTAQGNSVTQTTPPPSTSPKEPLDQLDTFVEDAHTQWSDSSFTPDVDPLLQEWIDTGELDSSIVTQDSNPSIIVFSAPWSDYDEIRSLLDVQWSVNLKALRITKAIAPSQEAVTDLRDVSGVTMIDTDEYLTPQRDDLSKDSTPSETDQQVTPDMEEFKPIVGASGPTASQFNGSGVVVGHLDTGCDFGQPDLQDAFHPDTYDPTGYSLVLTDSLGNTSNIADTASWLSEGNVLTYEVGGKHYLNVTGWDPLVNNHGNNRHLMGLLPPYGNGYPVGSDVGFIGLYEDYWGINNVSEFVYNEIWKDWEIPDPSIAHDEFHFGWVYQQRQDPYAKMWAPVLVYNSTIDNQFHVIMDWEGAEGWTAMWNGALYYEDIDLNTTADRNEVKALFDWNFTDDYQSEIYDAANPIIANDYTDNGVDDVSYGALCWTMDPGFFTDEEIFQGFRSDGNAIAIYFDQGTHGTATAAHIAARGQNTYYDANNESYFQMSGIANASKILSISFLSSGSDIGAYLWACGFDYDSVSGEFNYTGNHRVNLTTNSWGWAVEPSDEFGEYSLAWIILSTPGYLNASYPGMLHVFSAGNEGAGYMTTGPPGCASTVLTVGASTSSQYLEYYYGPEQDAMGIASFSSKGPAFSGYSKPDVLAPGSAGYSANPYYGQYFQSYWENGPHWGSAVSNYTLFSGTSQSAPVAAGAVALAIEALENESIDWTPDRLKTVMQSTAADMGYDPAVQGFGLIDAEAACKFITENSTFISETLDSHNNLMDILEGSWEDEVTAVDSRLDTNIPSNPLPRDFADASLYFGNVIAGQTTNITHSILTDSLGTELTDMTGWSASPYRYQLAEKHTFDSTTFIDTDDVSGKTVYGWFDLRDQLGSIAYDNAVSTYSYVTVAVSFEDSTVSSTGYPWMFLYDWTDDNPADGQPNLWNSSSLQGNELTRLTAASDSGNQNMMQYATSLSDLQTDLDGDLTLVIHDPVFDVDPEYLGNSFTCTVMFWEEVPAPEITWISGGSAGTINWSLTAPTDSAGIHQGFVEVSDGVDTIRVPWSYNLVGNLSGGAGEEHILVDHFGSELSPYDSVSYGCMDEGPDDWDFRSFALHNPHANANYLGVRLLWDDPDSSFSMNIYDADGMKLADVTDSTDTSASHLLNVSTHANETYYLLIHPTLLPSQQELPVNITIKAMWYESISSPQVYPEYYSNSDPTVRTFTDEDTLTGDHVIVNVTFSEETLAHMPEYTITNTDLEFLQGQLFERTGSLVIPDVSYDPFSGAIDDSQFAWEYISGIKSGETAEVTCDFSNTDCDIMAWWYSIDGVVQDNSTWSYANNILDGDLSTSDKPETGHFTAEFSGEEATLAVGIFDYDLATGSYDLTVDTLEGITIHSNDPSVSYDTYNFGENVTRTIRGTAYNDLGQSYDVVWTDVDINNFFAPEVEVVSPNGGESWSGANTIVWDAQSENVDADFSHEVYVSNDGGQSYMLIAADLNVTTYSWDISMWETLDSYKVKILTRDRGMTSFDESDGTFTAGDVTPEDTAPIVQGYSALAFDVADPGSNVTWRCIDHNPSEIKLWLDGSLMWTDSWALSVNISSVDCSSLPEGIYNYTLQAIDQNAHSTSLTTTVVIGDVAPAIDSPDDLSYVLGSTGHEIAWTASSTIPSHFIVYRNGSVVQSGVWDGTDVAINIDGLSPGVHNYTLWLNNTVNHASSDSVLVTVVEDANPPAITSPDDIAYSEGSTGNSILWSIEDRSSGNYTVFRNGSVVEQGEWASSPTTLNVSIDGLSLGTYNYTVEAIDLHEYRATDTVIVEVIDTIDPTIDSPSDVMYMEGETGNSITWNFEDANLDSYVIMRDSLVVKNGTLSSSSAVIEISVDGLERGIYNYTIVVSDVAGNTVSDTVYVLVDSSTTTTTDTTTTTTTPPTTTTTPAGLLDPMVIILVVGIASIAVVVIVVLLYARKRRSG